GAGGAGCTGATAGAATGATTGATTGATTTGCAATTACATTTGTTTTTAACTCTATatataactagaaaaaatgacGTGCGTCGgtgaagactattttaatcttattattgttatgtggtttagttaagatgtaATTCATTGTAggaatttgcttggatatatatatattttttagaaaattataaactgcaattaggagtccttTCTGTATTTCAAaaaacgaacgaacttaaaaaccgactcaaatatggatatgtatttccaaaagcgaataaaattaaaaatcaacTCATACATGGATGGCGTTCCAAagtaccagcaaaaacatcttcaatttttataataactagaaaaaatgtccgtgcgttgcaacgggtgaagtctattttaatcttattattattatatggtttagttaagatgaaattcactgtgggagttcgcttggatatatatacttttagaaaatcatgagctgcagttaggagtcgatcatctcaaattagcatgcgagttttttaaacatacttcttatatgattccttctgtattactaaaagtgaacgatcttaaaaaccaactcaaatacagatatgtatttccaaaccaactcatacacggatgacgtaccaaaataccggcaaaaacatcttaaatttttataatagtagagatagagataaacAAAAATATGCTATTCAATTTAGAGAACAGTTAACCTAGCTAAGGCATTGGATTAGTTAGAACATAGGATGAGGATTGGGAGTTAAAAGACTAGTAGCATTGAAAGGTTGGGGTATTGTACTTTTACTAGTGTACActaagtattttttttgttaagttgagaagaaaaatatatactttGTCCCATTATCAAtttctatctcttctctttcttgCTAGCTATCCTCACCTCCCCGATTACATTTAATTAGACTTTAGTGTGGCTGATGTAGACTTCAACACTATGTTAATGAGAAGTGCAGTACCTTTACACTGAGGTCCATTGCGATATCTGCAGCATGGCAAAGTCCAACAATATGGCAATTGAGTGAAGCTCTGTGAGCAGCGCACGGTCGCTTGTGGCCATTTAGCATTAAGACTCCTAGTGTTTGTGCGGAGGCCAGCCAATAGAAGGATATCGCAACCTTCCAGCCCATGTCCTCTTTGCTCCAACTAGATCAAGTGTTTTGCTCTTACGGTGGAATGGTGCAAAGCATCATGATGAGGTTCCACCTTCCTTGGTGATAGGGAAGATGGAGTAGACAATGAGCTCTAGAGGCTGGTATATATGGTCTATCACCGCGCATCTTTTTCTTCGTCAAGCCATGACAGTGGCAAGCCCAAGCATATGGGAGCTCAAATCTAATGGTGGGAGCTCGAATCCAAGTAGAGATCTGGGGACGATACAACTCACCAGCATTCGTACTCCTTCGCTCTTATCCTACCCACCATCGTTCTTGGATGAAGAGgaaagaggaagaaaaagagaaaaatgggAGGGAATGTGGGGGATCAGTTTGTAAGAAGGGTAGCCATCTCATCTCTGTGCTTGCCCTGTCTCATTTCCCTTCTCCTTGTTGCTCTCATTAGCGCGAAGGCCTGATACCCATAGGTACCTAACGCCTGGGTATCGACTTCTTGGTACCTAGATTGTTTGGACTGATACCATAGACCAGTAGACCTGATACCTAAATATCGAGGATACTTGATACCAAGATCAACATGATACCCATATGTACCAAACTTGGTATTGGGTACCTAGTACTCAAATCGGCCTAATACCCATAGGTACAAGACTTGATACTTGTGTATCGGGTATTTGGTACCCAAATTGGAGTTGACGTTAGCATCAAAACAAACAATGTGAGCGTGTTGTGTCTCTAGCTAGGAGACGTGCGCTGACGTGTGAACCCTTGCGTGGTGATGGGAGGAAATGTACATTAACGCATGTACCCTCATGTGACTATTACGTGAAGCTAATCGATCGGAAGGAGTGGTTGGTTGGTCAAACAATTATCCTCATTAATTTATCCCGTCTAGACGGGAGCCCGTGCAGTAGTCGTCCTCCTTTGCATACCTCACTTGATGAGTGATCACAATAGCGTATCTTTCATATCCTATGATCTGATCGCACTTAGTCCCTACCACCCTGTGGAAGGGCTCAAGAAATCTTAAACTTTTTAGTCCAATTCCCTAGCTACTGATCCAAGGCCACTTCAATTTCGGCCAAAGGGTATTCCTAGATAAGTCTAGTTATAAGTCTGTTTGATTCGACTCTAACCTTTATTTAATTACATGTAAGaagtaaatatttatttaattacgTGTAAGAAGCCATTATATATACATCACTGTAAGCGCACATTATGTGCTTTGCTTAAGTGTACCTTTTATGTAGATGTACCCCGCACCCTTGAACTCAACAAAGTTTGAAAGCCATACAAACAAGTGGAAAATAAGGCCCAGCAACCTTCCAACATGGTGCACCTTTGAGCCTTTAATAGCTTCTTCAGAAAAGCAGACAAGCAGCCGGTAACTATCCAACATGGTGCAGCTAAAAAACATCCAAAAACTATACTTTGAGAAACTCCCAAACTGGGGATCGACTCAAACTAAAACATTAACCTGTCCTTAAACCCAGAAGAATACCATATGCGGAACTCAGAGAGTTTTGCTTCAAACAATTCATTTCCAGAATTCCTGCATTCCAAACATGTTAATCTTGAGCTACACTATTTTCTATGGAAATTGTTATGCATACGACCCAACTGTCCAACTCACGTACGACTGAATTTGATCGACGGTTATAAACGGCTACAGTGCATATGAATATGCTCTCATTTGATTGATCTACAGTTACATGTCTCTAGTTATACATTAGTTATATAATTGTGTCATATAGCACTACTCATTTTTTATTCCGTACAGTTGAGAGCTTTTGAAAAGCAGGGTTTTCACATGAATTCATTAAATTCCCACAAAATTCCTCCAAACTTTCTTCAGTTACAAAACCAAAACTCCTAATTTCACAAACAGACTCTTtaccaaaaataaaaagtaaaaaataaatcacaaaCCGGAAACCGTCACTCTCCAAAGCTTGACGTCACAGTCCAACGAGCCACTGCAAACGAGAGCAGCGCAGCTGCAGCTCGAGCTCTCCTCCACGTGGCACGCGCAGCAGCGATCGCATCCTGCTCCTCCCCTCGCCAATGCCAAGCTCTTCacggcgccgccatggccgtcgaGCACGGCCAAGCAGGTgtacgccgccgtcgctccccgCCTCCACACCCTCACCGTCCTGTCCGCCGACCCGCTGCACAccacgtcgccgtcggcggcgaggcacaGCACCGCCCTCGCGTGGCCCCTGAGCGTGGCGGTAGCCACCATGCGCACGTccgcgccaccggcgccggcgccggcggagttCTCCCACGCGACGACGGACCGGTCGCACGCGCCGGAGTAGAgcacccgcccgccgccgccgagcgccagcgCGTTCACCGCGGCGCCGTGGCGCTCCATGACGCAGACCAGCGAGAGCTTCTTCTGCCCCGTGCGGCGCCTCCACGCCTTGACCGTCCCGTCCGCCGACGCCGTGTACACGTGCCCGTCgggcgcggcgacgacggcgttgATGGCGtcgtcgtgcgccgccgccacggactCCGCGCACCGGAGTCCGGGCAGACGCCACGCCTTGAGGCTCCGGTCCCACGACACGGAGTACATGCTCTCGCCGTCCGGGGACAGCGCGAGCGCGGTGACCGCGTCGACGTGGTGCACCCACGCCCGCCTCTTGTGCCGCCGCACCTCGACGTAGCCGCCGCCCGGGAGCAGGAGCGCGCGGAGGcagtccgccgccgtcggcagcACGGCGCgcagcgcgaggcggcggcggccgccggcgtgc
The Oryza sativa Japonica Group chromosome 6, ASM3414082v1 DNA segment above includes these coding regions:
- the LOC4340613 gene encoding protein JINGUBANG, giving the protein MSPNSEEGIISQTISSSSSSSCHYQCIATLSGNSSYVSGLAVDGDSLYVASSDGHIRLWPLDMAMAMVREESTSSSSQGEVSRSTVAVTGSPVKCLAATGDGLVSSHQDGTIRVWRHAGGRRRLALRAVLPTAADCLRALLLPGGGYVEVRRHKRRAWVHHVDAVTALALSPDGESMYSVSWDRSLKAWRLPGLRCAESVAAAHDDAINAVVAAPDGHVYTASADGTVKAWRRRTGQKKLSLVCVMERHGAAVNALALGGGGRVLYSGACDRSVVAWENSAGAGAGGADVRMVATATLRGHARAVLCLAADGDVVCSGSADRTVRVWRRGATAAYTCLAVLDGHGGAVKSLALARGGAGCDRCCACHVEESSSCSCAALVCSGSLDCDVKLWRVTVSGL